The genome window ACGACAACTATGGGCAATCACACGTCAGAATGATCTTAAAACGTATATTACCCGCTATGATTCTCTGTTTTTTGAAAATGGCACTGTTACCATTAACATGGGTTACGGAAACTCAATAATAAATGCTTTTAATGGACACTTTTACTTTGCCGGTTTGCCACCGTCCGGTCTTTATGCTTATGATCTCGATAGCCTGGATGTTCAATGGGATTATCAACCACCATCCCCTTATACCGAAATTTACGGCTTATCTGCTTATGGGCAGTTGGTTTATACCGGCACCGGGAATGGAAGTATCATTGGTTTGAATGCGAATGGCTTGACCAAGGTGAATACTCCTTTGAATACCGACAGGATACCATGGCTGGTTTATCGTGGGAGCAAATATATTGTTTCATATCAGACTTCCCGTTCCGGCCCCGAAAAATATGTGGCTTTGAACTACGGAACCACCGGAGCCGGAGCCGGATCAATACGCACTCAGCTTGATGTTAAGGGTTTCGGAGAAAAAAATACCGATAAAATCTATGTTTTTGGAAATGTTGGAGATACCGCGTATGTAATGGTTCTTGATGCCTATTCCGGACAAATATATGAAGAAGCTAATCTGAAAAAGCATACATTTCAATCAATGGTTGGAGCAGGCCCCAATAAGTACGTCCTGGCTACTGAAAATGCTTTATACGAATATAATGCACTCAGCCAACATCTCTATCAGGCTATTCCCGCCCCAGGAATAGGAATACTTGCCTATGATGAAGTCTCCGGATTTTTGTTTGCAGCCGGTTTATACAATATCCGGATCTATGATTATGAAACCGGTGGATTGGTTACAACCCTTCAAACACCATTTCCAATTGTAAACCTTCATATCAGGTATAACCGTTGAAAAGAATACATGTAATTACAGCCGATGGATCCAGTACAATCCGGTGGATAAATACTGGTGAGTGCTATCATTCTACTTTTGGCGCTTTAACCGAATCAAAATATATTTTTATTGATCAGGGGTTTTCTGTAATTTCAAACAAAAGCCCTTTAAGGATTCTGGAAGTAGGAATGGGTACCGGATTGAATGTGCTTCTTACCTGTTGTCAGGCTGTTCGGGAAATGAAAACGGTTTATTATCACGCATTGGAACCCTTCCCCCTGGAATCCGATACATGGAAACAATTAAATTATGCGGAACAAATTTCTGTGTGCGAAGCCGATCATTACCTGGAAAAAATTCACACAGGAAAACCAGGCAAAGTTTTTCTCCTTGCACCGGATTTCCGTTTCTTAAAAGATACAAGCGGTATTCATGAGGCGGTTCTTTCCCCGGATAATTATGATCTTGTTTATTACGATGCTTTCAGCCCCGATACACAACCGGAAATGTGGAATTTACCTGTATTACAAAAAGTGTATCGTGCCCTTACCACAAACGGCTTGTTTCTTACTTATACTGTCAAAGGCGAAGTTAAACGCAATCTGAAATCAATCGGATTTGCAGTGGAAATACTACCGGGACCACCGGGGAAAAGGCATATCCTGAGGGCTAAGAAGACAGATTAGCGAATGTGGAACCCTTCAAAATCCTCTGCCGGTGTGTCCTGGATAGATAAATCATCTACCCTGGCCCAGTCTGGCCCCTGCCGGCAAAATGCTATGAAGTCTTCAATGTTGCTTGGTTCACCTTGCGCTTCAACATAAACGGAACCGTCCGGTAAATTCTTCACGAAACCTTTAATATTGAGACTTAGTGCTTTCTTTTGTGTATAATATCGAAATCCGACATTTTGCACCCTGCCGTGTATGTGTAGGATCACCGATCGTTGGGTCATGGATTCAGCCTTTTTATAATTAATTCATTGATTTTTTCACACAAGCGCATCGGATCCTGTATGCGCCACGCAAAAGAATTAAACCTCCCTCCGAATGCAATATAGTAATCAAGATTGGCCGCACTGAATTCATTGATGACGTGTTCCCTGAAATTCAAACCAATAATCCATCCATCTTCAAGCTCATCACTCCATTCCTGATAATAATCGTTGTCTCCCGAATGAAAATTCAGGATATTCTCCCCGATCAGGATGAACTTATTAATCCCACACTCCATAAGCGGCTCTGCAATATTCCTTTTGAGATACATGATGTCGTTGTGAAGAGCATCATTCCATTCCCCCATCATCTCTATAATACAATAACCGGTATTGTATTCTGCATATAGGACCTTGATGTAAAGGGTAGACGACCCTATTTCATCCCACTGGGGATGAATGTAATGGTCATAAATTGCATGTTTGAAAGTAAACTCACTGTATTCCCTTCCATAGAAAGGAGACAATTCATCCTCGGATGCAATGTATATGTGCCTCCAGGAATAATATGGCTCTATATTGTGCATATACTTTGACTTACTATAGCAAGTATGTATTCAGATGAAAGGGTTTTAGATTGCATATTTTATCTCTGGTACTGCTTTAAGTCCTTTATATAAGCCTTCCAGGATGGATTTACTGCTTATCGTAATATTCACCGTGAAACTTATGTAATTGCCTTTACTGCTGTTTTTTGTCCTCCAGTCGTTATAAGGGATGTTTAGTGTTTCAAGGACCTGTATGATCTTTTCTTTGTTCGTTTGATCAGGGTTTGCAGTATCCATTATAACTTTCAGATCGTAATTGACCGGGTAATTTACTTTCTCCTCGCCGAAAAGATTACATATGGCGTTGCTTCCGTTATTTCCCATTTTTTTATTGTTTTCTAACCAGGATAACATTGCTAAAGGCAAAATGTTGCGCTCAGGTGCACCCATTTATGATCCTTCCCCGATTTAAACTCCGGTGTTAAATAAAAAACTCCGGCTTCCAGTTCAAGCCAGCGGTATCTGAAAAAAAATCCGGTTTCTGCAGCAAAGGTAAACCGCAAAATGTCATCCGCTTCTAAAGAATAGGGATTATCCTTGTTGAACAAACCTCCCTGTAATGTGGCGTCGTATCCTACCAGAGTTCCTTTGGCTTGCACCCGGAAAGCATATTGAATATTATGCCTGTACGTCCGGTCTCTTCCGCAATGCAATCCCATCCCCTGGAAATAGGGCTCGTACCTGCCAACCAAAATGGATGCATCCAGTTGAAGATTGTCATATAGGGTTCCGGCAATAGCGCTCCCTTTCATGTTAAAACTAAAAAAATCTTTCTCTACAATGCCCTTTTCAATGCCTGCTGTATACGACAATACGATATCGTTTCCTATCTGGTTTACCCAACCGGTAGGTTCTGTATTATGCAAAGTGGTTTGAATGAGCCCCCCAAGAGAGGTGGGTCC of Bacteroidota bacterium contains these proteins:
- a CDS encoding PQQ-binding-like beta-propeller repeat protein, with the translated sequence RQLWAITRQNDLKTYITRYDSLFFENGTVTINMGYGNSIINAFNGHFYFAGLPPSGLYAYDLDSLDVQWDYQPPSPYTEIYGLSAYGQLVYTGTGNGSIIGLNANGLTKVNTPLNTDRIPWLVYRGSKYIVSYQTSRSGPEKYVALNYGTTGAGAGSIRTQLDVKGFGEKNTDKIYVFGNVGDTAYVMVLDAYSGQIYEEANLKKHTFQSMVGAGPNKYVLATENALYEYNALSQHLYQAIPAPGIGILAYDEVSGFLFAAGLYNIRIYDYETGGLVTTLQTPFPIVNLHIRYNR
- the mnmD gene encoding tRNA (5-methylaminomethyl-2-thiouridine)(34)-methyltransferase MnmD gives rise to the protein MKRIHVITADGSSTIRWINTGECYHSTFGALTESKYIFIDQGFSVISNKSPLRILEVGMGTGLNVLLTCCQAVREMKTVYYHALEPFPLESDTWKQLNYAEQISVCEADHYLEKIHTGKPGKVFLLAPDFRFLKDTSGIHEAVLSPDNYDLVYYDAFSPDTQPEMWNLPVLQKVYRALTTNGLFLTYTVKGEVKRNLKSIGFAVEILPGPPGKRHILRAKKTD
- a CDS encoding acylphosphatase → MTQRSVILHIHGRVQNVGFRYYTQKKALSLNIKGFVKNLPDGSVYVEAQGEPSNIEDFIAFCRQGPDWARVDDLSIQDTPAEDFEGFHIR
- a CDS encoding DUF493 domain-containing protein, translating into MGNNGSNAICNLFGEEKVNYPVNYDLKVIMDTANPDQTNKEKIIQVLETLNIPYNDWRTKNSSKGNYISFTVNITISSKSILEGLYKGLKAVPEIKYAI